In Elaeis guineensis isolate ETL-2024a chromosome 1, EG11, whole genome shotgun sequence, a genomic segment contains:
- the LOC105040089 gene encoding probable receptor-like protein kinase At5g18500 has product MSSPSLKGHLYEKTFLFGLKLWVVIAIGVGAFMLGVLSVLVICLNARSRRRSRRASNNLPITQIPSVSKEIKEVRVEQVSANDFIAHDGILLTIHDKSNEKESDKVMVHLGLGKSRHADENSNSGSFHYVEKDCGSQSGEEGSSGTVAVYRQSSSYPITAPSPLTGLPEFSHLGWGHWFTLRDLELATNRFSRENVLGEGGYGVVYRGQLINGTPVAVKKLLNNLGQAEKEFRVEVEAIGHVRHKNLVRLLGYCVEGTQRMLVYEYVNNGNLEQWLHGAMRQRGSLTWEARIKILLGTAKALAYLHEAIEPKVVHRDIKSSNILIDDDFNAKVSDFGLAKLLGAGKSHITTRVMGTFGYVAPEYANTGLLNEKSDIYSFGVVLLEAITGRDPVDYGRPANEVNLVDWLKMMVGSRRSEEVVDPSIETRPSTRALKRALLTALRCVDPDAEKRPKMGQVVRMLESDEPIPREDRRHRRNRAGSTEIESQRENSDTDKSDNPDSKPVGTRNRQSPTK; this is encoded by the exons ATGTCGTCGCCCTCTCTGAAAGGACATCTATATGAGAAAACTTTTCTCTTTGGTCTTAAGTTATGGGTTGTAATTGCAATTGGTGTTGGGGCCTTTATGTTGGGTGTTCTGTCTGTCCTAGTTATATGCCTTAATGCTCGGAGTCGGAGGAGGTCAAGAAGGGCTTCCAATAACCTTCCTATCACCCAAATCCCATCAGTTTCGAAGGAAATCAAGGAAGTGAGGGTGGAGCAAGTCTCTGCTAATGACTTTATTGCTCACGACGGGATTCTGCTCACAATCCATGACAAATCCAATGAAAAGGAATCAGATAAGGTGATGGTTCATTTGGGATTGGGTAAATCGAGACATGCAGATGAAAACAGTAATTCAGGCTCATTTCATTATGTGGAGAAAGATTGTGGCTCCCAATCTGGTGAAGAAGGAAGTTCAGGGACAGTTGCTGTTTACAGACAATCTTCTTCTTACCCTATAACTGCCCCTTCTCCTTTGACAGGCCTTCCAGAATTTTCTCACCTTGGCTGGGGTCACTGGTTTACTCTGAGGGATTTAGAACTTGCGACCAAtcgattttcaagagaaaatgtgcTTGGGGAGGGTGGCTACGGGGTTGTTTATCGTGGTCAACTTATCAATGGTACTCCAGTAGCTGTCAAGAAGCTTCTTAACAATCT TGGGCAAGCTGAGAAGGAATTTAGAGTGGAAGTTGAGGCTATTGGTCATGTCCGCCACAAGAATTTAGTTCGCCTTTTGGGATACTGTGTGGAGGGTACTCAAAG GATGCTAGTTTATGAGTATGTGAACAATGGAAATCTAGAACAATGGCTTCATGGAGCTATGCGCCAGCGCGGTTCTCTTACTTGGGAAGCCCGTATAAAGATCCTTCTGGGCACAGCTAAGGC TCTTGCTTATTTACACGAGGCCATTGAACCAAAAGTAGTGCACCGAGACATCAAATCCAGTAATATATTGATTGATGATGATTTCAATGCTAAAGTATCAGATTTTGGTTTAGCCAAGCTGCTTGGTGCTGGTAAAAGTCATATCACTACTCGAGTTATGGGAACCTTTGG TTATGTAGCACCAGAATATGCTAATACTGGACTTCTAAATGAAAAGAGTGACATTTATAGTTTTGGGGTTGTTCTACTGGAAGCAATTACAGGGAGGGATCCTGTGGATTATGGTCGGCCTGCAAATGAG GTGAATCTAGTTGATTGGCTTAAAATGATGGTAGGCAGCAGGCGCTCAGAAGAAGTGGTGGATCCAAGTATAGAGACAAGGCCATCTACCAGAGCCCTCAAACGTGCCCTTCTGACAGCCCTAAGGTGTGTTGATCCAGATGCAGAGAAGAGACCAAAGATGGGTCAGGTTGTCCGGATGCTAGAATCTGATGAGCCGATACCACGCGAG GATCGAAGGCATCGGCGAAATCGGGCTGGGAGCACAGAAATAGAATCCCAGAGGGAAAACTCTGACACAGACAAAAGCGACAACCCAGATTCAAAGCCTGTAGGCACAAGGAACAGACAATCTCCAACAAAATGA
- the LOC105040088 gene encoding pto-interacting protein 1: protein MACFSWCGRNVSHLDTDSGGPFTTSNVSGHVGVNGGSDPAPRGAQSVRLQPIAVPAILLDEIKEITKNFSNETLIGEGSYAKVYYGVLKSGEKSAIKKLDASKQPDQEYLAQVSLVSRLKHENVVQLLGYCVDGNLRVLAYEFATMGSLHDILHGRKGVKGAQPGPVLSWAQRVKIAVGAARGLEYLHEKVQPRVIHRDIKSSNILIFDDDVAKIADFDLSNQAPDMAARLHSTRVLGTFGYHAPEYAMTGQLSSKSDVYSFGVVLLELLTGRKPVDHTLPRGQQSLVTWATPRLSEDKVKQCVDARLGGDYPPKAVAKLAAVAALCVQYEADFRPNMSIVVKALQPLLNTRSGPPGQAPGL, encoded by the exons ATGGCATGCTTTTCATGGTGTGGACGAAATGTTAGTCACCTAGATACTGACAGTGGGGGACCATTTACTACAAGCAATGTATCAG GCCATGTTGGAGTTAATGGTGGCTCAGATCCTGCTCCTAGGGGTGCTCAAAGTGTGAGACTGCAGCCTATTGCAGTCCCTGCCATTCTTCTGGATGAAATAAAGGAAATTACAAAAAATTTCAGCAATGAAACTTTAATTGGAGAGGGTTCTTATGCTAAGGTGTACTATGGTGTACTGAAAAGTGGGGAAAAATCAGCCATAAAAAAATTGGATGCCAGTAAGCAGCCTGATCAAGAATATTTGGCACAG GTATCCTTGGTGTCAAGGTTGAAGCATGAAAATGTTGTACAGCTACTTGGCTATTGTGTTGATGGAAATCTCCGTGTTCTTGCATATGAGTTTGCCACTATGGGATCCCTTCATGATATTTTACATG GACGGAAAGGCGTTAAAGGAGCACAACCAGGTCCAGTTTTGTCATGGGCACAGCGGGTGAAAATTGCTGTAGGAGCTGCAAGAGGACTTGAATACCTACATGAGAAAGTTCAACCTCGTGTTATTCATCGTGACATTAAGTCCAGCAATATACTTATATTTGATGATGATGTTGCGAAAATAGCTGATTTTGACCTGTCAAATCAGGCTCCTGACATGGCAGCACGTCTTCACTCTACTCGTGTTCTTGGAACCTTTGGTTATCATGCTCCAGA GTATGCAATGACAGGACAGCTTAGTTCCAAGAGCGATGTTTACAGCTTTGGTGTTGTTCTTTTGGAGCTTTTGACTGGTCGTAAACCTGTGGATCATACACTACCACGAGGCCAGCAGAGTCTTGTAACATGG GCAACACCAAGACTTAGTGAAGATAAGGTAAAGCAGTGCGTGGATGCAAGGCTAGGAGGAGACTACCCTCCTAAGGCCGTTGCAAag TTGGCTGCAGTAGCCGCTTTGTGTGTGCAGTATGAAGCTGATTTTCGGCCAAACATGAGCATAGTTGTCAAAGCTCTCCAGCCTCTCTTAAATACTCGGTCCGGCCCTCCTGGTCAGGCACCAGGATTGTGA